From Bicyclus anynana chromosome 11, ilBicAnyn1.1, whole genome shotgun sequence:
GGTTGAGACTACAGTACAGTTGACTAGTACAAAAATTTACTAATGTTCAatgatcaaaataataatatgattattGTTTTTAGGTCTTCGTAGAATTCAACAGTATCGCCGATTGTCAGAAGGCCCAACAGACTCTCACGGGGAGGAAGTTCAGCAACCGAGTGGTGGTCACTTCGTACTTCGACCCGGACAAATACCATCGCAGAGAGTTCTAATCTACCCGCATTGTATATACTGTCATACAATGAACTTGCTACAGCGTCCGGGCCACCCTGACAAATACAATTGCAGTGAATTTTAATATCTACCCCcttacaatcaaaataattttaaatattacatacccATTTATTACACAAGATTTTGAAATCGAAAATATGACATTATTTGTGATTGAATTACACATGTCTGTATTAACAGAATAACACAATAAAGATAATGTATTTATCTTTTagtcttttattttactttaatttatcctaaatcttaaaattaagataTTACAAtccataaatataaacaagtaaacatttatttcttattaaatcTTAACAAAGTGCgaaatacaaatgaaatatattattttccttATGTAACTCATTAATTTCGATAGCCagtcagaaatataaaaacccaTCTGGGGGCGCCACAGTACAATTTAGTTCATCActaatattgatataaaatagtGTTATTTTTTCCGCAACATGATTATACTAAACCAAAACTCGATATGGATTGTTACAGTAGGTAATTGTTTAAAAAGAGGGTATTAATTGCTAGTAATTTTATACCTACACTGAGTATTACAATttggaaatgaaggtagaaaacgcgtCAAGTCATTATGGcttggtttatttttaaaatgttattcaaaatatattaactatatcgaATTGTTCAAAGCTTATTACTctgattattttcattaatatgagaacaagttaattacaattattgttattaggtgtgaaatatttttaatttgtttgttggtaaacagtacacatcgagtacgGCTGAATcactgaaatataataataatattaattgaattgtttctaaattaatgacattaaaaattttactgcaataaatcaatttagcattttttttaatttatatctttagcattaatttgtttgttgataagcATTCCACATCGAGTTTAACTTTATGGGCTTTAGTATTGTTCTATTTTGTGTTTCGCTACATGACTATTTTTCTTAGCAAGCTAtaaaaaaatctccatttatTACAATATGTGATTTTTTCTAAAACAGTTATACACTGTTGTCGTGTTGCATAGCTGGTTGATAAGTATTCAGTGTTCCAGTCTCGGACGAGAGGACGATTTTTCTCATGACGACGTAGAGGACGCCACCAATTATTATCATGCCCATTCCAGCCATCAAACTGATTGCCCACGCCGGTACCGCGTTACcatctgtaaataaaatagacaaaaaaaaattaaaaacgttgATTGTTTACTCAACACATTTTGACGCTAGCGCAACCCCGCACTGGAAACGGCAGTGAGCCCCCTCTAGGTGGACCACGGATCCAGCGGGTtgctgggagccgctggatgctggcagtttgagactgttttgtttggaagttcgtGCAAGAGGTCTACCGGAAATTGCAGTGACCCctctaggtggaccaaggaaccagcgggttgcagggagccgctggatgctggcagctcgagactgttttgtttggaaatccatgcaagaggtctatgtccagcagtggacgtcttttggctgttaatgatggtggtgatgataaGCAGCGGCGTTTAAGTCTAACGCTGAACGAAACGTTCTACTAACGCTACCGAACGTTAGTACACTATGGATACAATATACAGttactacctacttattaatatatacgagtaaataattaatgtaaacatAAGGCTCTCTCAAGATTTAGGAATACAAGGCTCTTGTAGCTTCTTCTTTGTAGCTCCTTCTTCGTTGTAGTACTTTCCAATAGCAGCCTGGACGTAAGAAGCTCGACGCGTTAAGCTTCTTTGCCTCGAAGAGCGAGTTAACCTCCGGTATTTATCTAGTAACATCTGCTAGTTTAAAAACATTACTACTATAATCACACCAACCCACATCGAAAGATCGTGTAGGGTGAGCTCTAACTTCCATCTTCTATAAAGAAAGAGGTGTGACCCTGTGGTGAACCACacatgcttttttttttttattcgtcacaagttagcccttgactacaatctcacctgatggtggaagatggaagcgggctaacttgttaggaggaagatgaaaatccacatccctttcggtttctacacggcatcgtaccggaacgctaaatcgcttggcggtacgtctttgccggtagggtggtaactagccacggccgaagcctcccaccagccagacctggacaaattaagaaaatcgattcttaaggagtatactccaaaaatctcaatctgcccagccggggatcgaacccaggacctccgtcttgtaaatccaccgcgcataccactgcgccacggaggccgtcaaatgacgTATAGGTACTTGTAGAACTTATGAACGGATATACCACATAGCGTGGAAATTCGGCAGTCCCGCGGAAAATAGGTCACGGGCGAAGCACTTCTAAACAACTCTCTAACGGTTCTACTTAcggtaaaaattctcagcccgaagtggaaaattggtggtgttacacccccgagCTTCAGAGCACGTTAAACTGTCGGTTTTGGtcattattatagtatgcgcattatcatctgagtcgtccggtcataaaagtcaaaaaagataggaatgtgcagcgcgcctacctgcgcaccctaattatcgataaacggctacctgcgcacgtgctaatgatgagtcaataatgatttggacgattctgattggtcggtttctaatgtaattgcattgcgtattttttttgctataaatgtgtttactgcaattaaataaatacattcatgtgttactcgttgcgcactatggatactaatatataataaatttggcagaagacgaagattctgatgatgaagactcagatgaagattaattttatttagttaat
This genomic window contains:
- the LOC112051500 gene encoding uncharacterized protein LOC112051500, which encodes MGLKKPVLFYFAVVLVILSTLTHEAEARRRILRGRRVMTRTYYHGNAVPAWAISLMAGMGMIIIGGVLYVVMRKIVLSSETGTLNTYQPAMQHDNSV